Within the Dermacentor silvarum isolate Dsil-2018 chromosome 8, BIME_Dsil_1.4, whole genome shotgun sequence genome, the region tcatcttttttttgtggggggggtGGGGGTAAGGGGGCTCATATTGGTATATTTCCTGCAATGTCATTGCAGCTTTCATGAAAACTGTTTGGAATCTGGAATTGGTACGCCTCTATAAGCAAAATCATCATTGAGGTGTCGAAAGCTATTCTTCCCGGCCAATAGACAATGATGTGTCAATGATGCAGCAAGTTATGCAATGTTGTCATGAAATATATAGGCGCGAGCTGTGTATAGATTATATGACGGACTATTCTTCCTGCCCATTAATTTTTTGTGTATAcatgccctatatatatatatatatatatatatatatatatatataggaatcAAAATAATTCTATTGAAAATAGGCAGCAGATGACACAGCAGACGTTTCATGTGTTAGCGGTGGGTCTTTTAGCGTTCACAGGCACCGATGGTCGTGGTGCTAATTTCGCAGACGGCCTTGACTTTTCAGGACAGGAATTCTCTCAGTATGCGATGGTTTTGCAGTTTGCAAATGACATTCGACCGCTTGCTTGAGTAGATTCACGGGACCCTATAGGAGGAGTCCTTCCACTTTCCTTGGAGTGGCTGTCAATGCTGAGTGGGCTGCCAGACGCCAGCAAACAAACAAGATAAACCTTAGTTTTGGTATAGCGATGAGTAGACGTACGCGAATATTCCGAACAATCGAAAAACGCCCTGTTTGAGTCAGTTTTCGATTCGGATAGTCACTATTCCCAAATACGAACGCATTTCGAATAATTTTCGAATATTTTAAATTGTTCACAGTGCGCAATGAAACATAAAACTGGATCAACAACACGACATTTTCATTCCCGTCGGCATAGTATATACATAAAACTCGAGGACTCGCGTAATGGAGCAGGCTACGGCGCGCGGGGAGCCATACTTGACGGGCTTTACAATCTGAAATCACTCTCTGAAAAGTCCTGTGTATGCGAGAAAGCTGTATATACTAAATTGTtcctaatgcttcatttgtgGTTTTTAATAAACAGCACTTCATAACGCGAAATGTAACGAAAGAACCTTGCTAACGCAACGAATACTAAAATAAGAACATCATTTTACATCAGTTGTGAAAACGGTGACTCATTATTCGAAatatattcgaaaagtattcgatattggAGTGGATTCGACTCACTTCTGGCATtgttcgattcgtatttgatACGGTCGCAAAACATtactattcgcacactcctataGCCACGAGGCCATCGACTATACGGAGCTGCCatttcgttgcttcaagtgccaccGGCACAGCCATGTCACACTGTCCCTAAGAGGGAGCACTAGATTCTAGCGTTGTCCTGAGGAACATAATTctaaaaaattcgtcggcccttccactccatgaagatggttaaccagcgaagttgaaacgtgcggccccggtgtttatcactttGTTAATCctgacggttcattaaagtatttctcaatcgcgaggttacacgcacgttcggctgcgacggagagaacgacgtcactgacggtatgcccgcagttcggCGTTGTCGCTTgctttcgatgtctcgagtttgcccAGCAGCGTGGTTAGTATatcattcgcccgccattgccgcttgcgattcttcgaaattagaTTGCTACAAAGCTAAATCtgttcgttacgtaagacaatgaatggctcatacccccttaaacaatggctcatactcccgtaaacgtggtctcctcattacgacgacaaaagagaggtgaaattctacgctggaatcattagcagcaacgcagccagctgtggacgactacgacgacgacaaatgcgggagcagtggcacgagcgcatgccgagcacgagcacaacccgaggggcgccaacgagccagctgcggaagaagacgatgcttgagccaatgctgatgatgatgataactttttgcacacgggcgatttcgcctagacacaTAAAACTATAAAAGCACAAAGGCCTCGCAAACGTGCGCTAATTGCATAGTGGCACTAATTCTGGAAGCGTCAGCTGGCCGCAATGTGTTGCTATggaggaaaactttttttttttatctagacTTGAGTTTCTACCATCTAGAACCGCGACCAGTGCGCTTTTAGCCATAAATTTAAGCTGCAAGATTGCTTTCACAGAGATCTATAGAGACCCGGTCATCATCAAATCGGCGCTTCATCTGAGCACTCTTTGGTCATTATTTGACATTTGACATAAAAGAAAACCACCGTCAAGCCCTCTATAAATAGAACGACATTATCCTTCAGTGGAATCGCAAGTAGTGGCTTCACCGGTAATATGGCGCATGTCCACTCATGACGGTATCCGAACGGCTCCGAGGAACAGAGGCTAGCAATGAAATGATTTCGTGCCGCATAGGAAGGAGTGTATAAGTGTACCTTACTCCTGAAGGCATTGTTTGTGAAACGTGAACAACCAGTTTTGAACACGACAAACACTGCTTTTAACAGAAGAGAAAATGCATGGGCAGTTATATGTGAAAAGCCGTACGTGGATGAAAGCTTatgcaaacaaataataataataataataataataataataataataatataataataataataataataataatataataataataataataataataataataataataaaagtgtCCGCTCCGTAGTTTCACAGAATGTTTTTGGTCGCTCCCATAGTCGTCGTTGTTGATTCATACTTCGGCGAGTGGGCAGTGCGTTGGACGCAGCGCAAACGCGCTCCGTTACAGACTTGCGAACGCAAAGCGGCAACCACATGGAACGTATTGGCGACGTACTTTCAGCATGGCGTCGCGCCATGTCTCTGCACCCATGCGCGATAACCACACCACATCACAACTATAAACAACATGTCACCATATGTTTTCTACATTACAGGGAGCTCTAAGCTGTCCTTCTATGTAACGCATTTTACGGAATACCGGAACGCAGGAGACGAGAAAGGCAAGCAGAATTGAGTAACTTCTTGTGGAAGTTTGTTGAAACACGgtgttaaaaattttattttatttcatgcTGCTCTCGTCGAAATAATGTAAAAGGTGCCACTGTACGTTGATGATTATGCTGTTGCCGACGCATTTGCACCTGTAAAGTGAGGAGCACGTATAGGCCTTCTTGCAGTAATGGTTTTGTACGCTCTGGTAGAACGCCGCgtcacgagatggcgccactaGCTCTGCTGCTCACATCTAATTAAGCCTCCGCGGTATTCTGGAATTACGTAACGCGTTGCACACACAGGCTAAAAGATGCAACGCGGTGATTGTGCAGTGCGGGCCGCGCCTGGAATACGTTCACCATGTGGTTGCTGCTTAGCGCTATCGCCCGTTGTCAGCCGCCCTCGGTGCGGGCCCTAGGCGTTGTGAGGGGCGGCGGCTCCCGGTTGGCCATGACCTCGTCACGCCACAGTCGGGCCCACACGATCACCACGATGAGCACCACGCCGGCGAGCACCACGACCGAGGTGACGATGACGCGGTTCTTGGCCGCCAGCTGGCTTTGGCGCAGCTGCTCGGCGATCTGCGGAATGCCCGCGTGGAAGCCGGGGCCGCCGGGGCTCATTGGTCCGCTACGTGGTGACCTGCATGCAGGCAGCGAGTTGTCAGGACACTGTTTGCGGCATGCCCGTAACCTGCTTCAGTTCGTTATATTCACGGGTTGACGTTAGTCAGTCCGCTGGTAATTCATGCAGTGCTCGCCTTTATAGTATTGAACCTTTAATGCGACATTAGAGGGGTGCAATAAGTTaagctgcattagtaaattagATTTATGCAGTAGCAAAACGACTTCCCTTACCATGGGATATGTGACTTGGTTAGGCAGAAAAGCGCAGTTTCCTCGCCCAACGAAGATGTACCAAACGGCCCAAAATGTTGACGCACATTCTCGTGTATGTTGTCCCCTCTTATCGCGTGGAAAAGCGTTGTTTCCTCACTGGTCATTTTGACAGCGTCAACTCGGGTCTAGTTAAGTGTCTGCTGGTAAAGAAGGTTTGTATTGAATTCTAAGTAAACCAATAATTGAACAATATTCGAAAAACTGGCCGAACATGAGAGATTGCTTTTCATATTCATAACTTCACACTGACGTATACCGGCGTTGAGCGTTTGACGCGAAAATTCAATAGAGCCTAAATAAATGAGTTTTGAAGGATTATGATACAAGTGTAAAGCGATTTAGTGTTGCTCTTACAATGTCGCTCGTGCAGCGGTTTTACAGTGTAGTATCTGACGTCTGAAAAGCGTCTGATGAGGTTGAACCTTTCCTCCCGCCCCACCGTACCGTCCCTCACAGTCCAGGTGGATTGTTTGGGACGTTGAGCCGCAACATTCTCCGCGATCCTTTAAAAGGaaaactaaagagaaaaataattgtGAGCTGTATATCAGTAAATTACATTTCTATAACGCCGAAATAGCCACTCTTAACGAGAAGAGACGCAATAACAAAAGACGGGTAGTGAAACGGCCTTGAAGTTCCCATAACTATCAAATATGGCGGCGAGAACCATGGCTGAGATCCAGCTAACTTTCTTTACTTTTATTGGTATAGGTGGTTTGCACGTGGCTTCACGGACGCAGCTCCTCACCGTGCTAGTACTCAAACATGGCTGCCCCTATGACGTCAGTGCGCCACACCACCACGCGTACGCCGTTTTGCTTTTTTGACAGTGGCCGTTTCTCGCCGGATTATCCCTGTCGTCGATTTGTCGCTTGGTGCATGACGCGCCTGTCGTGCTGTCCAGTCTCTTGTTTACGCACCCTATCTCTgccgggggcgggggggggggggggggggggggagggagcacgcactttgcataatatgcaatttccttgctttagccagaggaatccaacagcaaataaaatgccttataattataataataatggcaccaaggatgatgacgatgtttattacttcagcgttttactcaagtAATTtaggagtgaatgaataaatacaagacagtgcgcgtagtgatagagtgttttcgttaatccggaaaattcgacctcaagccacctggGGCCCTCccccgcgtccagccccaccaggaCAACgcgtaccttcagtgctctgttctcattgtcattacaattcaggaggtggcttgagcgaactccccccccccccccccccccggtcggtgcgccactgccttaAGATGGCCAAGATGACGTCAATGCAAACGACAAACTATCTATTGATGCACTACATTGAATTCTCCAAGAGCCAGTGAGTTGCAAGAACTTTAAATGAGTCACAATGGCTCGAATACGAAAAATCTCTGACATCACTCTGACGTATCGGCGCAGTGTTTCGGTgcgaaaaaagaaatataaacgTCGACCTTCATTATTTCTTCTAATAATCAATCTTTTACCTTAAGATTACCTAAAATAGAGTCATCAAAGATTATCAGTCTAACTGGTTTAGCATTTCTCTTTCGTGTCCATTTAACAGTGTTAGAGATCGGGCTAGCTGGTATTCCATGGTGTAACTTTGTAGTGCGGAAACCATTAAAGGACGAGACAGAAGGGAAACGACATACACTTCCGTTTGGTGAGAGTGAAGTTAGCGCTTGCGTATGTCGTTACCCTTCTGCCTTTGTTTCCACGCTACGAAGTTGCATGGTGTCTGCTTAACAGCGCGCACCTGGGCGACCTGACGACGGGCGGCGAGTAGACGAGGTGTCCGGCCCTGATGATGGGCGGTGGGCTGCACACGTACGGGAAACCCGCCTGAGCCGCCGCCGATATCACGTGGCTTTGCTGGACGCCACCCGGCGACAAGGGCTGCCCTGCATTTTCCGGAGAGAAAGGGACGCCCATCGGATCGCCCTGTGCTGCTGGCTGCTTGTTGTCGTCTTGCTGCTTCTTGCGCTTACTCTTGGCCATTATTGCTTTTGCTATACTGCTTCTGCTGGCCGACACAAATGACCGTTGCGCCCACTAGGTTCTTCTCGTTCTTGTTCTTGTCCGCCAACAATGGCTCATGCCCGCTGCATTcaattggccatgaatcgggcgatTTTACAAATGTTTTCAATAAGATTATTGCCAAAGTAAAATTGAAAAATTAGAGCTTAGGTATCTTCCTTCATTTCTTCTCCACTGATTCTGAAACCGggcttttcttttattcttttgaTTCCTCTCGTTTTAGGCTTATAAATTTTTACTGAGGTACTCAGAAGAACGCCTCGACGTTCATCGGCACACAAAGCTCTGTGGGTGCTATAGCGTTTCCTAGGATCATCGGGCCCGTGAAATTGCCTTTGACCACGTGACAATTTATCATTTAAAATAATTAATGGTGGTGGAACACGGGAAGCCGCTAGAGCTAACGCTTCGACAATGGGGCTTGCCTTCGTCaggacgaagacaagttcccttgTCGGAACGTTGGCTCCCGCCAGGCACCCCTTCGTTCAACCACTGTCGATCACTTAAAGACGCATCTTCCTGTGATCCTCGCAGTGCATGTACTGCAAGGACCCCCAACACAACACACATTCTGTGGGAATGCGCACCCCGACCtccatcatcatcaacctatgtttatgtccactgcagaacgaaggcatcttctagcgatctccaattaccgctctattgcgctagctgattccaagttatgcCTACAAATTCCCTCCTTTCCTCACACCACataattctctgccgtcctcgaatgcgcttcccttcccttggcactcattcCGTAACTCTAACGAACGCCAATAGACTTGAATgttaacaaagaaacttgaaaagaagttaaggaccgcgccaCGAtcgagcgatgaaacgaaaaatgttcggcgtaacgttaagagaacGGAAGACAGCGATGtcgattagagagcaaacgggaggACCTCTCTAATCTAATCTAggaattctagttgacattaagaggaagaaatggagttgggcaggtcatgtaatgcgcagAGCAGATAACCGACCTCCATCGCTTCCCAACCCAACTCAGTGTATACATCCACTGCATCCGTATCGAATCGGCAACGATGCGAGCGACCAGCGAGCTTCTGGACCGAGGGGTTTGATCATTACTATAACCGTGATTATTCAACAAagctttatttctctttctctttggCTTTAAAACTTGAATTGCGTGGCTAAACGGTCCCTAAACTGCACAGAGGCGTATGAGGGAGGCCTtggtggagggcttcggatttaTTGCGACCACAGGGGTTTCTTTATGCACCCAAATATAacggtacacgaacgtttttgtACTCCGCCCCACTGATCTCTACTTTAGTGTTCCGCCcctgtcggaatgcggccgccgtggccgggaactGAACCCGCGTCCGCGTGCTCGGCAGCTTGCGAAATCTCCTGGGACGACAGGTCTGAACGACTGCATGGATCGGATGCCCCTGCACAGTGGAgacaatcatttttttttttttttaatggctggTGCACATCGAACAGGCAGAGTCTTTATTTCGGTTTCCTTGTTTTTACAAGAAGTTAATTTCCGGTATATGAATAGCATATAGCCCCACTATTAGCCCTCACTCTTCCTTTGCAACTATATACGGTGAGGGGGTCCGTCATAATAGTGCATAGACTATTAGACTTGTGGGGTATTATTGCGCAAAAGCAACAAGGCTTTGATGTGCTAGACTATTCTGACGGGCCCCCTCACCGTAGTGAGTGAGTGCCATTAAGAAATATAACATTCAATTGTCTGTTCTCTAATACTGTCTTTTGGTGCCGCTAATCTTGGGTTCGATCACAGAAACGTTTGATCAGAAGTCCGCTGATATCTCATTGAAAGCTATCGATTACTTTGCTAAGTCGATTATTCCTGTTTCCTTTTGTCGTCACCGTATCTCTCATTTCTATTTTTTCCGCACCCTAGAGTTTTATATCAATCCAGTTGCCGTTATTAGGGCGATGAGCCACCCCTATtttaataaagctttatcatcatcatacTATGTCACAATGCCGAAGTCAATAGCCGAAGTCAATAATCCACCTCATCTTCTCCTCTTTAATAGGCCACACTTTCTTGGCAATCCCCCATTGGGGCTAGGGTCATTAACCTTATAAAATCAACAATATTATTCCGTAATGTGGGATGCTCTCGGGCTGTCACGTTTCCGTTGTGCCGCCATCGtcttaagtgcgaagcactttaagCGCCCCGGCTTTCGGCGTCGGCATCTgtcgcgtgatcacgctcaaaaccaagtgctcaaaacaggctcaaaacaagtgcagaactgatcaaaaccggttcagaataaactaacatgattcagaacaATTTAAAATACCgtaataatcaagcattaagtgcATTAATTCGTTAAAAAcgcttctatcatcagcaaaggctttgactcCATgggcgtggtggtttggctccatgtgcgtggccgtttcccaccagttgtgcacaggtgtcaaaacggattatggattgctaaacacaagataaacacaggataaaacaagataaacacaagggaaacaccggcgaatcactgctccgctcTTCGCTCctcagctttcacgttgagtggaactccATTATCGcagagtttaccattgcattagcgccgtttttttttttttcgctgccagCTTTATTATCATCGTCGTTATCGTCTCCATGCCGGCCATCACTGCTTTTTGTCACAGACCCCCTCCCCCTACAATTTTGTTATTTCGTGTTAAAATCAGAGACGTTTAATCACTCGCTCAAATAGAAACAGAGACACAACAACACAGTGCACGAATAATAAGTCAATCCTCCTCGACGGTTCATCGAAGATAGGTGCGGTTCCCACCAAGCAGGGCTCCGATAAAGCGCGCGTCGGCCTCGCCGACCGTCTCGAAGTCCGAGTCGTTCTCGATCACGGCGCGTCGGCCGTGGTTAGCTTCCGACCGACCGCTCCGAGCGGGAGGCATGCGGCCGGCTGGCGCATCGTCCAGTAGTATGCGTGCCAGTACCACCATAACGACGAAGCCGATGGCCAGCGTCATGACTATGAAGCCGACGAGCACGCGGCGGCCATCCCGCTTCTGCTCGTGCTGAAGCTGCTCCAGCACCTGCGATAAGGCTCGGGTCTCTGTAGTGCACTTGTCTTTCACATTGATCACTGATCAAGTACTATAGGCACAAACACGATATACTGCAAAGCTGTACTGCGAGTGACACAGATAAGCTTTAGAGAAAGCAGAATTTAGCCGCTCGCGGtatgtttcaaaaaaaaaatatggtgtcAATTTCAGTACGACGGATGTCAAGGAAGAACTATATGGGAGACGCGAGAGTCGACAAAAAAATGATTCCATTTGAAACTTTTCCACATTATCTATCGTGGCACAGTTGGTATACAAAGATATATATAATGCGACGCCATTACTGGTCACCACACACTGACTACTCGCTAAAGGTCCGTGAACCTGCCTGCAAGTAAGATTTGCTCAAGATGTCTTATTTTACAAACACTACTCGTGATTGGAATAGATTGCCTTCCGATGTCGTGAGTGTTCTGTAGAGTGATGTTTTCTTTGCGTGTAACGTCCTCGTGCACCAAGAAACCAAGTGTGCGCACATAACAGAGCCACGCCTGCCTCCCGGTGTGTACAAGTATATAAGCTGGATGCAAGTCATACCTGTTCCAGCGAGGGACTAGCCAAAGCAGATTGCCGCAGCGCTGCTCCTGTGCCGCCGTTCATCGACCCAAACTGCGGGGACCCACTGCTGGCGTCTTCATCCACTGGCGCAGCCTGCTTGGATGTCATGGTTTGGTTCGCTTTGGTTTGGTTTCCTTCTACGGGATGGCAAACCAAACATGGTGCCTGccgcttcctcttcttctcccCCGTTTGGACGCCTGCTTTTTCGCATCTGGAGCTACAATGCTGACGTTGTTTCCCAACAATGCCACGTACCCTCTACGGAGCGCACGCCCAATTAAGTGCAAAATAGTTATCCCCGTCTCCGGTCGCATACCGGTTCCATTCCCACAACCGGTGCTACAATCGTCCTTTACTCCGACCGCTTCCCTGCATGTAAAAATTCTGCCAAGCTGCCTATGATTGGCAGCGAGAAAATTCACTTGCTTTCGGATTCGCTCTATAGACGGCAAAATAGAGAAAATGACGCGCGATCGGCCGCCACAATTCCATAACTGTCTGAAACAGCCCCCTTTTAGGGGTGTGGGTAGCCGGCCAAAAGCGCCAGAGTACAGAGTTGTATCCACCAGGGTACCAGCAAATTTCGTGCACCAGCTGGTTACGCGTTTAGCATAAATGCCGAGCATAAATGAAAAACTTTCATCCCGCGAGATATAATGACAAGGCCGCTGATAGTGCATCTTGGAGTGAGCTGGTAtgtacagggcgtcccaactaacctcccaaagttgaaaaaaatatgCCGAAGCGCTCTAGGAGGACGCGAATAAATGCATCTTGTTGGATATTGTATGGAGCAACTCACACTATTTGTATTATTCTTAATTGCATATTGAGCATGCATAATTAGGGTGTATAAttttcgaatatgaatcgaatacaaatattaagtatcgaatatcgaatagtcaaacgcatacgcatatatttacagcagaacACTTATATCGGTATAATTAGGTACTGTACCTGTACTGGCTAGTGTAATAAAGACAGTTAACTATCACGGACAaaggatcagttttaaacacaagattACTAATTGTCATATAAAAAGCTGCATGAACAGCCTCTCCACAgctttagagcctggttgcaaacaagcttttcaagaaagttTGGCTGCTCTATAAGACTAGCTTTACAAAAACTCTAAACAAATGGTTGCCGCAAGAAGGTCAGTAGttgtggaaaaagaaaaacattgctG harbors:
- the LOC125947781 gene encoding uncharacterized protein LOC125947781 gives rise to the protein MTSKQAAPVDEDASSGSPQFGSMNGGTGAALRQSALASPSLEQVLEQLQHEQKRDGRRVLVGFIVMTLAIGFVVMVVLARILLDDAPAGRMPPARSGRSEANHGRRAVIENDSDFETVGEADARFIGALLGGNRTYLR